The Meles meles chromosome 15, mMelMel3.1 paternal haplotype, whole genome shotgun sequence genome contains the following window.
TCTGTACAGTAgattatttatccaaagaaactATAGCTTGAGTTTATTTATGTTTCCAaggaattaaatatttaacacatGCATTATCTAATTATCCTTCCACTGTTGGTAATACCACAATCAAGAAAACGGAAGGTACCCATTTTGTAGGTTAAAGAATTGAGGTATAtttgcagtatatacaaatactgaCTCATTactttgtacacctgaaactagccTACTGTtacatgtcagttatacctcTAATTAGAAGAATTGAGGCATAGAAAAGGAATGATTTTAGACTGGGTAGTAAATACTTTAGGATTATATTTAGCTGTgacagaaaaatctaaaataatagtgacttacaaaacaaaactttatttccaTGCAGAAGTCCATAGGGAAGCAGTTCAGGACTGGGAGATCAACTTCTAAAACTTCAGACTCGTGTTCTGCTAATCTACTGGTGCGGGCACTTAACCCCAGGCGGCAAGAGAGCCGCTCTGGCACCAGTCACATCTGCGTTCCATCCGATGGGAAGAAGCACGCAcacctttacttttaaaaacaaaacaaaacaaaaatggcttTATTgggatgtaattcacataccttACCATTCACCCAATTAAAGtctacaattcagtggttttagtaTAGACACAGGATTGGGCAACCACCACCACAGTCTAACTTTAGAGAATTTTCATTCTGTCTTCAACCCTGTACTCACTCATTAGTCCGTCTCTAACCCAAAGTCCTAGGCAGCCGCAAATCTACATTCTCTCTGCAGATTTATCTATACTGGACATTGCGTATAAACGGCAGCATACAGTATATGGTTTTTCCGTCTTCTCATTTAAGGTTTCCGAAGTTCACCCGTGTTCTTTTTTGGAACAATAGTCCATTGTATGGGTATACCTACCACACTttatccatcagttgatggacatttgggtttcaCTTTGGGTTACAAGTAATGTGGCCATGAACATTTGTGTTCacgtttttgtgtgaacatgttttttTCTGGAGTATATACTTAGGAAGAATTGCTGAGTCATTGGGTGATTCCaggtttaactttttgaagagccGGATTTCCATAGTCCCTCTACCGGTTAACATATCCACCAGCAAGGTGTAatttctccacaccctccctgaTGCTTGTTCTGTCGGCTTTTTAAACCCTAGCCATCCAGGGTGTGGTATCTTGCaactttgtatttccttaatgatgTAAGAATCTTCTCATGTGTTCATTGTTTGtgtttggagaaatgcctatAGAAATCCTTCCATTTTACAATTAGGTTGTGtcttttattgttgagttttaagaattctttatatattccagtaCCAGTCTATGATTTGCAGGTAAtgctcccattcagtgggttatCTTTTCAGTTGTTGGATGGTTTGCTGCacaaaatttttcatttagatAGTCCAAACTTAACAATGTCCTAACAACAGTTGTCTAACCCAAGGTTATGATTTGCTAGTTTTCTTGgaggtgttttatagttttagcctTTACACTTAGGTCTGTGGTGCATTTTCGGTTACTTTTTGTGTGCGATGTGACCCCTTACCTTTGAGGGGGGACTTCTCTGGCCAACTGCCTCTACACTGCTCTGCTTTCGTTCACCGACCAGAGTTACATGGCTACACCCATCCCATTTGCGCCAGGCTGGACAATGTGTGTTTCAGGCATCTTGTATCAAATGTAGATTGTAAACCTTTTCGGCCATAGTCTAAACAAGTCAATTCTATTGCTTcgcttttcaaataaatggatcTGGCGATTTTTCACCCGCGAGGATTTAGCACGGTGATCAGCGCCAACCGGTGCTGGTTCTCACTCCCTCCGGGACCTGCTCCTAGGACTGCAGTCCCGAGGGACTTATCGGCCTTCGCCCCCTACCCCAGCCCCCAGCGAGTTTGGGCTCTCAGGGGAAACGGACCGGGGCCCTTCGCGTCTTCCGGCTGGCTCCCGCGGCCCGCCCCTGGCCGCGCCGCGCCCACTCGGCCCCCGGAGCCGCCCTCCccgcggggggccggggcgcgggCCGGGCGACAACGCCGCAAGGTCGCGGCCGCGGGCGGAGCTGCGGTGCGCCATGGCCGCGTCCCCTCGAGCGCCCCGGGCCCCAGCCGTCGCGGCGCCGCCGCCCCATCCGGACGCGCGCACCTTGGAGCGCGGCTCGGTGAGCGCAGGGCGAGGGGGGGAGCCGGGGCTGCTCGAGGGAGGCGGCGGGAAGGGGCGCTGGCTCCGGCGTTCAGGCTTCTGAGCCCCCCAGTAGAGCCGAAGGGCCGAGATACTCGGGAGCGCCAAAGagagcagggaaactgagtcccagactATTGAGGTAACTTGCTGCATTGTGTCAGCTTGGCTGGCAGGACCGGGGCCAGTCTCTGGTCTCCTGATTCTCAAATTAGGGCTCTTGCCCGCCACAGTCCAGGTCTTCCCAGagctccccggccccggggcagGTAGGACTTCCCGCTGCGTGTGGGgggccgcctcccctccccagtctcCGAGAACAGCCCGGCACCGGGCGGCACCGGACGACTTCTGGCAAGCAGGCCCCCCAGTGAGGGTGGAGGGCAGGTGGGAAGCCCGGGGTGTCCTCAGGCCGGCCTCATCCCCTGCGTGGATGGGGCCCCGCGCCAGCCGGCCGGGGTGGGTGTGTCCGAGAGGGGGCAGGACCCAGGAGCTTCGTGGGGACAAAGCTCCATCGCTTGCTCCATGCTCAACGCGACCGTGGTCTGTGGCTTCACTTCAGCCCCTCAGTTCTCTCCCCTAACTCAGTGCTTCCTGTCAGATACCTCAGAGCAAAGCCTTGTGGCCCCCAAGAAAAAGGAGATAGGGAGTCCCCCTGGGGACCCTCCTTTCCCAGGGAGATTTAGAAATCCAGGAGGAGATGGTCGGCAGGAGGGAAAACCGACCTTGCCAAGGAAGCGCCAGCATTTAGCTCTCCTAACGACCTCCGCGGcgtctttcacccattttacaTGGGAGGAAATGAAGCCCAGTCCCGCTGAAGTGCCCTAGAAGTACCTTCTAGTAGGGCTAGAAGTGGCACACAGAATTTGAATCCCGGTTAGTCCAACGCTAAAACTTGTGCTCGGTCAACTGTGAAAGACTTAAGAAGTTCAAGTAGGTGAAACTCCCCTCGCAGGGCTCCAAGAGTAGTTTCAGCCGGAGGTTCTTCAAGTTGACTTCTGTGTGCCTGAAGCTTGCTAgaagggctggggggaggggggcagaggctCGGGGGGTGCTGTGGGGCTATCATGTTGGATTCTGCCTCTTACTAACAATTTCTGGAAATTGAAATAATGTTCACACAAGCGTCAGAAAAGGAGATGACCTCCTGCCTCGTGTGTGGTTTTCTTCCGCGGGTAGGGAGAGTGTGCAAAGGATATGATAAACGGTTATCTGGCAAGAACCTCCCTCCAGAAGTGCCCATGTGGGGTGTCCTGCAAGATACAAAAACGGGTGAAGTCATagtcctctccactccccctcccatccccaaGCAAAGGATCAAAAGGATTCCCAGCATCTTTTGAAGAAACAGCCTTTTCCCTAGTCTTCATGACATtgatttcttcaacaaatgtatATATAGCATCTGCTATATATCAGACATGGTTCTAGGTAATGGGGACATGGTGGTGAATAAAAATTATAGCACATGCTCTCTTGGGAGAGGCAGGAAATAAATGAGAATGTATCAGGTATTAGGTacactagagagagagaggggtggtcagggaaggcctctgtgAGGAGATGACATTCAGGCTTGAATGGCAAGGAGTCAGCTCTGCAAAGACTCAGAAGAAGAGCCTTCTAAACGGAAGGAACaggaagtgcaaaggccctgaggcagcaaTAGGCATGGTCATATTGAGGCATACCAAAGAAGCTACCAAGGTTGAGGAGAGCTGTCCGGAGTGAGGAGGGAAAGGGATTGGGGGCTGTTTGAGTGGGCTCCTGTAGGCTATATGGGAAAGACTTGGAATTGTATTCAAACTGCAATGGCAAGTTGCAGTTGGAGAGTTTTAAGGAGAGATGAGACCAGATAAAATTTATGTTATGAAAAGATCACCTTGGCTACTGGGTAGAGTATGGACAATGGGGAATGAGCAGAAGCTGGGAAGCCACTTAGGAGGCCACTGATAGATTTGGTGAGGGAATTGGGAAAGAGAGATCAAGGTTTGTGGCCTGAGCTGCTGAGTGGACATTGGACATTGGGGCCATTTAATGCAATAGGGACAATAGGGTTAGGAGTTGGTTTAGACAATGGATGGAAATCAGCAGCTGTGTTTTGACCATGCTAAGCTGAAATGCCTGGTAGGCAACCATGTGGGTCTGTTAGTAGGCAGTCGAATATTCCAGTCTGGAGTTCACTGGATAGCTTAGGGCTTAtgagatatatatctatctcaCGCAtacgcacacatgcacgcacatgcacacacacaccatttgGAGTCCTGAACATTATTTCAGTGGTGGACTAGTAAATCGCCTccccaggaaaataaagaaagcagCTCTGATTTGTAGTGTTTGCTGATTCCTGTGGTATAAATCCACCACAGCTGATTTCAGGCTGCCAGTGGTTCGAGGACTGGCCAAGGTCCTGGACATTTAACCATCAGCTCCTGCAGCAAATAACACTCAACTTCATCAAGACACCTCTCGAAATTGGCAGGAATACTCTGTTTGACACAGAAGGCTTCAGGAGATACAGTGCTTTATTCAACGTCACACCGGGAGTTGGGGGCAAGGTTGGGAGCCTCCTGACCCCCCAGTTCACTCTGGCTTGCTGACTCAGAGAACTAAGCAGACTGCAGGAGGAAGCACtaagaggggaaaaggaagaactTGTCCCGTGGAATGTGGGATGTTTGAGAGGTCATAGTTTaggatttttcccccctctctgtctcactTCCCTTTACGATGATCTAGGGCAAATGAGGACTGAGAGGTTTCTGGAAAAGCCCTCAAGACAAAGGGACCTCAGGATGCTATGGAGGCTCCGGAGGGTATGGGCGACTGTTGTGTATCTGCACAGGCTGGGGGCTTAGCTCCTGTGTTTCCCCCCAGGACAGCAGAGCCGGTCAGCTCTCATTCTGTACCAAGGTGTGCTATGGCATTGGTGGGATCCCCAACCAGGTGGCCTCCAGCGCCACAGCCTTTTACCTGCAACTGTTCCTGCTTGATGTGGCACAGGTGAGTGTGGGAAGCAGCCCAGGGCCCCCAGTGCCCATCTTCCTTGGTACCCAGTTCTCACGCCCCGACCTGTACTTCCCTGGACAGATAGCACTTCTGTCCCCAAACTGACAGTAAGCCAAATGCCTTTGAGGGCAACCCCCTTAAGGATGTTTACTGCAGGCTGTTCGTGGTGAAAAATGGGAAAACTCTGAATGCCCAACAATACAGAGTAGTTGATGAATAAGTTGGGTAAGAGCCACATAATGGACTGTTGTGTAGTCACTCAAAGGAAGAGCCAGATCTGTACCAGTTGGCTTGGAGGGAGTTCCATGATGCACTGTCAGAAGAGAAAAATTGCTTTTAGAGTATACAAATTCATTctattttaccaaaataaagtATGTGAAATATGTGACTATACGTGGTTCAGATACAggcatgaagaaaataaattacagcAGGATATACACAGGCTGTTACTGTTGCCTATAGGAGGGAATGGTGGGGGATAGAGggtaagcagaagaaaagatttcTCATACCGTACCCATGATTTTGTTAAATGACGCTCGTATGATCTCctttatgtaaaattataaattacgaatgcacagaaataaaTGCCTGAAAGGGTGATCACCAAAATGCTCTGGCAGTTATCtcaggatgggggggggggacttcaAAGGAGTTTTGCTCAATATTTTTCTGTACTGCTTGAATGTTATTTTATAATGAGTGTGTCATTTATGTaatcagaaaaattaataaaacattgtCGCTGTGAAACTAAAAGGCTACCTCTGTCACCCTTCTTGCACAGATGAGGGTCCCCAAGCCTTCTCCAAAAGTGACTGGGCAAGAGTGGTAATGGGAACGTGGCGATGTGTGGCTGtgggctcctcccctccccctctctccactAGCGCAGCTGTGCCCTGAGAACCTTCTGGATTTGTGGCCGGGGAAAGAGCCCTCACAGACCTTTCTCCTGGCAGGTACGTAGGCCCAGACACCCTCTCTGACTCTGCCAGGACTCAGCCATCCTCCCACCTGTGCTTTTCAGATCCCTGCTGCCCAGGTGTCACTTGTCCTATTCGGAGGGAAGGTGTCTGGGGCAGCTGCCGACCCTGTGGCTGGGTTCTTCATCAACAGAAGCAGGAGGACAGGGTCTGGACGCCTCATGCCCTGGTGAGCAGCCCCATAATCCTCAGGGTCCTGACTTCCAGCCCTGGCCTGAGGCCACCGGGTTTGTGACAGCCCCACTTCTTAGTGGAAACCCGTGGGGATGGTGAGAGGACGGGATGGTTATAGGCGGCGGCGCCAGACTGGGTTAGGCTGAGCCAGGCAGGAGTTCAGAGACATTCTTGGGGACTCTCCGTCACCAGGAGGCACAGGGCTGGACAAAGCCCCGTAGGCTCCCGGGcctgattgggggtggggggtgtctatGTGTAGCCAGGGTGGGCTGGAGGCCTTGGAAGTCTGCATGGAAGAGATAGGCCTCGCTGGTGCCCCAGCGTCCTGGAGACTGGGAATGGCAAGGCCAACGCCCAAGTGCCCCCCGAGTTCTGCAGTGAATGGCCCCACACCCCCCAGCTACTTCCACAGCCCATCAGCCACCTATGGCAGCTCGGGCACTGGTGGTCCCAGCCCAGGGCTCCTGCTGAGGGCCGATGCCTTCATCCAGGAGGGTGTGGTGGTTCCAGGTTTGCCCTTCATGTCCCCCATCCCGGTGCCCCACGTCCGCTGTGCTTCCACAGGGTGCTGGGCTGCACGCCCTTCATCACCGTGGCCTACTTCCTCCTGTGGTTCCTGCCCCCCTTCACCAGCCTGCGGGGCCTCTGGTACACGGGCTGCTACTGCCTGTTCCAGGCCCTGGCCACGGTAAGCCGGTGGCCCCGCTGCTGGCCAGTGGCCACCGTGAGGTGTtgtgtggaggggagagggcaggtgGCCCCGAGGGACCCACTGCCCGCCGCGGCTCACCCCTCCCGCCCTCCGCCCCTTACTCTGGGTTTGGGGGCATCAGCCCGGACGTGCCAGCCGGGGTCGTCGGGGTCGGGACTGGGGGCGGCGGGGGCCAGCCTGAGCCCGGCCTGCGCGCCCGCAGTTCTTCCAGGTGCCCTACGCGGCGCTCACCATGCTCCTGACGCCCTGCCCGAGGGAGCGGGACTCGGCCACCGCGTACCGTGAGTGCGGGGCGTGCGCGCGGGCGGGAGGCGGCGGACCCCGGGCCGGCCGGCGCCCGTCACCCGGCGCCGCTCTGTCCCAGGGATGACCATGGAGATGGCGGGGACGCTGATGGGAGCCGCCGTCCACGGGCTCATCGTGTCGGGCGCCCACGGGCCGCACAGGTGCGAGGAGCTCGCGCTCGCCGGGCCGGCCGTCGTCTCCCCCGACGCGGTGAGTGTCCCTGCGGCCCGGCCTCTGGGCGTCGCTCGCCTCTCCcgccctcccgctcctcagccggTGCCCCCGCAGCCCGTTCACCCCGCTTCTCCGCCCGGGCGCCTTCTCAACGGAAAGCAACAGATCgcagagcagcaggaggggagaggggtgggaaagggccacaggcaggggcaggggagagaggggctGGCGTCCCTGCGGCGCTCGGGGTGACACCCCTCCTGTGGCCGGTCCCACCCGGGCCTCACCCACAGCGTGCACGGAGAAGGGGAAACCTGAAAgcactttcccttcctctccgGGCAAACCAGATCTCTCCTCAGCAGCTAAGTCCGCGCATCTGTTACCCATCCAGTTCAGCTCCTCTTCCCGTAAGCAAGTGATATGATTGTCCCCGGAGCCCCAGGAGCCAACAttgactcctccctctccagCCATGACCCCCAATCCCACCCATTACCAAATCCCATGCACGGGTTCGGCCCCCGATCTTCTCTGCACCTGGCATCCCCAACATCTCTGGGTCACCCCAGTACTGCATCAGCCACCCACGGAGTACCCCAGCCTCCAGAGACTCCCCCAGCCCGGTCAGGGTGACCCTGGAAAGGCGTTCCATCGTGGGGGGCCCCTCGCCCTCAGGACCCAGCCAGGGCTGGCTTTGGTTTGTGGCCTCTCCTCAGTGTTCCCTGCATCATTCTTCTTTGTCATTTAGGAAATAGCTCAGATCTACAAAAAATTATCCAGCTGcggttctccaagtgtggtccctgggcagcctcagcatcacctggaaacttgttagaaggGCAGATTCTTGGGGTCCTGCCTAGAACTACTGATGGACAAATTTGGGGAGGAAGCTAGCACTCTGTGTCTGAACAAGGCTTCCAGGGGATTCTGCCCCCCACCAGCGTTTGAGGACTGGTGGTACGAGAACAATACCACACCAGCGGCCCCGCACCGGCTCAAGAAAACATTACAGTGGAGTCCTGTGTATCCATCCCAGCCCTCTCCTCAGGGCCAGCTACAAAACCGGCCCATGAACATTGCAAAGTGCAAACACAGGGCTCTGGAAAGAGCAGGGAAGTCTGTCTGTCCTTCCCATGGCCCACTGCCCTAACTGAGGGATTGCTTGGGTCAAGATGCATAACTgaccccacccaggtgccctcagaccCATCATGGAGGCCGGCCCAGGGCCAGAAGGTGGTGGCCTTGCCCCTCCCAGACTGACTCTTTCCACGTGTATGCCCACGTCCCCGCTCAGGCCTCCACAGGCCCCCTCCCCAAAGGTACTGGGTCCCTCTCTGGTGGGGGTGACAGTGACCTTGGGTTGGCCTGGCCTGGAGTGCAAAGGAATGGGCAGCAGGAGGCTGAGAAGGCCACCCCTAGAGGTGGAGCCTCATGTGAGCCAAGGCACAAAGCTCCAGGTACTCCGGTGAGGTCCTGTCCCCctacttcttttttcccctccccagagaCAACCTCAGCCTGAGCAGGTGACTGTTACTCCCATGCATGTCTTTACACGGATTTTATCACTTATGTATCTTCCCCTGGACGGCAGGTAGCACCATTTCTGTTTTCACCATTTACCTGGGTCCTCGTGTCTCACGCTGTGCTGTAGCTTTCTGCTCGTGCGTCTGCTCGTGCGTCTGCTCATGCGTCTGTCTTCCGCACTCCAAGCCGCTTACTGGGGACGGACAGGAGTCATGTACTGACCACCGTCACCTCAGGGTCTAGCATGCAGAAGGGCCACCAATGTTTGCCTTAAAAAatgagagcgaaagagagaggaagggcgcCGACCCCTGGTGGCGTGGATGCCCTCCTGTTCAGGCAAGAGGCACAGAGGCAGCAGAAGGACCATTCTGGGCCCTAACGTCTCTATCTCCTGCTCTGGTGATTGGGAGGAGAGACACCCAGCATCCTTGGGCTTGGACTGAAGGTCCCTCTGCCCCACTGGGAAACACTTCTGTCCTGGGGTCCCTCTGCCCCACTGGGCAACACTTCTGTCCTGGGTGTCCCCGCTTCCGTAGGCTGGAGACATCACCCCCAGCCCAGTTCTGTCCTGTCCCACAGACTCGTCTCTACTCCATTGCAGCCGCCGTGCTTGCTCTGACTTACCCTGTGTGCACTGGTTTGCTCTGCCTCGGGGTGAAGGAGCGACCAGGTAAGGGGGTGCAGCCAGACCGTGGGAAGCCGAAGCTGGGACAGGATTCCTCTTGGGCCTGCATTTTGATTTTGACTCTGCCAAGCCCAAGTGTCATTTTCCTGTGTTGCAGACTCCTCCGGCCCAGCCTCAGGCCAAGGCCTGAGCTTCCTGGCTGGGCTGGGCCTCACTGTCCGGCACCGGCCCTACCTGAAGCTGGTGATCTCCTTCCTGTTCATCTCAGCAGCCATTCAGGTACCTCTGGCCTTGGCTCTGGCCATACTGACCTTGTGTAGGTTCAGGTTCAGCCACTCGGACCCACCGACCAGAGCTGGGCTTAAATCGAGAGAAATGGTGGCTGGCATAGGTtccagagagtctgatgcagggaggagagagacctGGACAGTGCTTGTGGGACCGGGGAGGATCAAGGCTAGGCAGTCGGAAACTGACAAAATCTGGGTAGTGAGGTCCACTAGCCAGGCAAGGGGGAGGATGGACTAGGAATGGTATTTATACCTGTTTCAGGGCTCAGTGTcctttgtgggggaggggactgcaTGTTGCATGATGATGGCAACAACTGGTGTTTGAGGTCCCAAAGAAGAGGCCAGACTTGCCACCCAGGCCTCGCGCTTGACTTCCTGACATTCCTGAGACACGCCCACTTCCTGTTGGCCTCCTCAGGTGGAGCAGAGCTACCTGGTCCTGTTCTGTACACATGCCTCCCGGCTACACGATCACGTCCAGGGCGTGGTGCTGACCATCCTGGTGAGTGGTCCTGGGGTGATGGAGACAAGTTCCCACAGAGACCTGAGCTGGGGACCTGGTGTGGTTCTTGACAAGACATGTGTAGCCAGAATTCCGGTCAACATTCTGGACTCCTCTGTGATCTTGGTCACCTGCACTCCAGCAGAAGGTGGGATCGAGGCTGGGGTCATAAAGTTCATAGCCGCTGGTTCCAACCAGGGGGCAAAGTCAAGGTCAAGCATCCCACCTAAAAGCCAGGGCTTCCGGAACCTGGGTGGGTTAAGGCATTGGCAGCCCCGCCCAGGCTGGGATGATTTCTCTCTGTTCACAGGTCTCAGCTGTGCTGAGCACCCCACTGTGGGAGTGGGTTCTACAGCGATTCGGGAAGAAGACATCAGCCTTCGGGATCTGTGTGAGTGAGGCAAGAAGCAAGGTCTGGACTGGGTGCAGGAAGGTGGCGGGGTCAGGGAGGTGGCCTTGGAGCCTGAGCTTCCTGGGGGGCTGGCAGAGCTGATCTGTACTCTCTGTGTCTTCAGTCCCTTGGAAAGGACCAGGTGCAGGGGCTATTAGTAAAGACCGGTGAGTGTGGGAATGACAGAGCAAGTCACGGGCAGGTGGAAGGATCAGCTGGTGTATCTGTCTCCCCAGGTGATGGTGCCTTTTGCAATCCTGTTGGCTGCTGTACCCACAGCACCTGTGGCATATGTGGTGGCCTTTGTGTCTGGCCTGAGCATTGCTGTGTCCTTGCTGCTACCCTGGTAGGCTGGGTGAAAGGGAAGGGATGTGTCCCTCCTCACGGGTATGCCCTCTTTCACGTCCACCTGTCGTCCCAGGCCCCCTGTGCCCAGCCTGTGCTGGGGAGGGGCTCTCCTACCTGCAGGAGATGGAGGCCACCATCCTTGGCTCCAAGGCCAAGTTCCATCCTTGGAGCTCTCCTGGAAGGGCACCGGACGGCAGGAAGGGTGGGCAACCGTGTTGGGGGAGGGAGCTGAAATGCCAGCACCTGTGGCCAGGCTCTCGGTGGGCCAGTCCTGGTCCTGGGCAACAGGAACCCAAGGATGAATCTGACTTggtctctgtcctcagagagcTCTCAGGCTGGTGGCTGTCAAGGGGATAAAAGGGATAATAACCCTGCAGCCCTCTCCCGCAGGTCCATGCTTCCAGATGTGGTAGATGCCTTCCAGAAGCAGCATCAGCATGGCCCGGGCCTGGAGACCATCTTCTACTCATCCTATGTCTTCTTCACCAAGCTTTCTGGCGCAGGCGCCCTGGGCATCTCCACTCTCAGTCTGGAGTGAGTCCCAGGGTTGGGCTGTACTAGAGGCACAAACACCGAGTTGGGTGGGAAGAGGGCAGAGTTCTCAGTTCCATCGGCGCTCCCTGGCTGGCCCAACTCTCCCTTCCACCATGGTTAAGCTGATCTGGCCAGGGAACGATTCCTAGATTCAGGGCGGTGTGGGGGTGGAGTATTGGGGACCCCTCCTGCCAGGTCCAATGGGATCGGAGCTGGAGGCGTGGGGATGCTGTTTCTCCAGGTTTGCGGGCTACGAGGCAGGAGCCTGCACGCAGGCGGAGCGGGTGGTGGTGACCCTCAAGGTCCTCATCGGGGCCGTGCCCACCTGCATGATCATCACCGGTCTGTGCATCCTCATGGTGGGCCCCGCACCCAAGGTGCCGAGCCAGGACCCCACCCGCCGGCAGAGCCTTCAGAGGTGGGCGCCCCACGCACATGGGTACACACGGCGGGGTGCCAGCAGCCAGGCGCGCAGGAACGTGTGCCAGCGTGAGACTGACAGGCCCGCCGGTGTCCCTGAGACATTTACGCGGTCGAACACGCCCGCCTTGGCAGACTCTTCCCTCAGACTCGTCCCTCTTCGGTGATGCCATAtgctcctggattttttttttcaagatttatttagttattttttcagagagagtgagggagagcatgagttgggtgggggggcagagagagaggacgagcagcagactccccgtggagcacggaacccagcacggggcttgatctcatgaccctgggatcatgccgcGAGCTGAaaccgactgagtcacctggTTGTTCCTGCtcctggattttttcttttttttttttttttttaggattttatttgtttatttgtgagagatagagaaagagagaaagaaagagagagagagagcacaagcacggggagcagcaggcagagggagaagcagactcccagctgctgaactcggtcccaggactccaggatcatgacctgagcccaaggccgttgcttaactgactgagccatgagggcgactgagccacccaggtgtcccctcttgGATTTTCTCCAGCTACTCTGCACATCCCTTCTTAGTCTCCCTCCCTCGATTATCTGTTGGATGCGGTATGGAAGGGCTCCCTCCTCGGCCCCTGTTCCCTTTGCTCTCCATAATGCAGGCACCTGGTCCCCGAGCCTGATCTGGAGCCCTCTTATGCCTGGTGACTCCTAaagccgcccctccccccggaCTACTTACAAGTTCCAGATCCACATTTCTGGCTCTCATTGGCACGTCACCCCCTGATGTCCCACAAGCATGGCGTCAGTTTCAAAGAGCCCCAAACTACGgaactcattttctttctcagtggGGCTCCTCCCCCTGTGACAGCACCATCTTCTCGCCTGGAAGCCGAAAGCCGGGTCCTCTTCTACTCCTTCCCCCACAGGTTGTGCTGAGCCACACTCTGACCCTTGTTTTTCTGGCGTCCAGGGCTGCACCGGGATGACAGGCCTACCGGCTGGCTTTcccagggggaggtgggggtcttGAAGCTGGGGCTGTGTTTTATTCGTTTCTGCATGCCCGGCCCAGCCCAGCACAGAGGCCAAGGCCACGCCGGGGCCGCAGTGTCAAGACGTCCGGCCCGGCAGCTTTCCAGAGCATGTGGCCACCTGCTTGGAGATGCTCCCACACCCACAAACACCAGCACACGCCCACACAGAGGAACACAGGGGGTCGGCAGGAAGTGGCACAGCCGTCGGTCCCTTGTTCTCCATGTGGATGCTCAGACTGGCCAAGGAACACTGAGCCACACGCACGCTCGGAATGCCGTGTGCATGGGGCATGCTGGATGGACTTGGAGAGAAACAGGGGTTGGGAAGAGGAAGGCTtgccagggaggcagggagctgCCACGTCCACGTCCACGGGGGTCTGTGGCCCGACACGGTCCCCCTCCA
Protein-coding sequences here:
- the MFSD2B gene encoding major facilitator superfamily domain-containing protein 2B, which translates into the protein MAASPRAPRAPAVAAPPPHPDARTLERGSDSRAGQLSFCTKVCYGIGGIPNQVASSATAFYLQLFLLDVAQIPAAQVSLVLFGGKVSGAAADPVAGFFINRSRRTGSGRLMPWVLGCTPFITVAYFLLWFLPPFTSLRGLWYTGCYCLFQALATFFQVPYAALTMLLTPCPRERDSATAYRMTMEMAGTLMGAAVHGLIVSGAHGPHRCEELALAGPAVVSPDATRLYSIAAAVLALTYPVCTGLLCLGVKERPDSSGPASGQGLSFLAGLGLTVRHRPYLKLVISFLFISAAIQVEQSYLVLFCTHASRLHDHVQGVVLTILVSAVLSTPLWEWVLQRFGKKTSAFGICVMVPFAILLAAVPTAPVAYVVAFVSGLSIAVSLLLPWSMLPDVVDAFQKQHQHGPGLETIFYSSYVFFTKLSGAGALGISTLSLEFAGYEAGACTQAERVVVTLKVLIGAVPTCMIITGLCILMVGPAPKVPSQDPTRRQSLQRRTSYSLA